A DNA window from Primulina tabacum isolate GXHZ01 chromosome 12, ASM2559414v2, whole genome shotgun sequence contains the following coding sequences:
- the LOC142521156 gene encoding NADPH:adrenodoxin oxidoreductase, mitochondrial-like — translation MVNLGKLKFLSRSFAALSSAPLRICVVGSGPAGFYTAEKLLKAHEGVEVDIIDRLPTPFGLVRSGVAPDHPETKVVINQFSRVAQNERCSFYGNISLGSSISLAELREMYNMVVLSYGAESDRSIGIHGEELAGIHAAREFVWWYNGHPDCRNLTPDLKSSDTVVILGQGNVALDVARVLLRPTTELARTDIACHALAALEGSSIRRVFLVGRRGPVQASWTAKELREILGIKDLAIHIQQADLVTTPADEIEMKNNRIRKRVYELLSKAANPGTSPLCNQRELHFVFFHRPEKFLESDDKSGHLAGVRLEKTILKGDDGQTKQVAVGTGVYEDISCGIALKSIGYKSLAIDGLPFDNHKGIVPNIGGRVLAKVSQDESKCDAGLYVCGWLKRGPTGIIGTNLYCAEETLACISDDISKGVLTSDSSKPGGQGLLQLLDSRRIAVVPFSGWERIDAEERRRGSLKGKPRQKLTTWEELLEVGCA, via the exons ATGGTGAATTTGGGAAAGCTAAAATTTTTGTCGAGAAGCTTTGCAGCTCTCTCTTCAGCTCCATTACGCATTTGTGTTGTTGGCAGTGGACCTGCTGGATTTTACACCGCGGAAAAG CTTTTGAAGGCACACGAAGGAGTAGAAGTTGATATAATTGACCGATTGCCTACACCATTTGGATTAGTACGGTCTGGAGTCGCACCTGATCATCCGGAAACCAAG GTGGTGATCAATCAATTTTCACGGGTTGCACAAAATGAACGATGTTCATTCTATGGAAATATATCTCTTGGATCTTCCATATCTTTGGCAGAGCTTCGTGAGATGTATAATATG GTGGTGCTTTCTTATGGTGCTGAAAGTGACAGATCTATTGGCATTCATGGGGAG GAGTTGGCTGGAATTCATGCTGCTAGAGAGTTTGTTTGGTGGTATAATGGGCATCCAGACTGTAGAAATCTTACCCCAGACTTAAAAAGCTCTGACACTGTTGTTATTCTCGGGCAG GGTAATGTCGCTCTTGATGTTGCTCGAGTTCTTTTACGTCCAACAACAGAATTGGCAAGAACTGATATTGCCTGCCATGCATTGGCTGCCTTAGAAGGAAGCTCCATAAG AAGAGTTTTTTTGGTTGGAAGACGTGGACCAGTGCAAGCATCCTGGACTGCAAAAGAACTGCGAGAAATTCTGG GAATCAAAGATTTGGCTATTCATATTCAGCAAGCTGATCTAGTTACTACTCCGGCCGATGAG atagaaatgaaaaataatcGGATCAGAAAGCGAGTTTATGAGTTGCTCTCGAAAGCAGCCAATCCTGGAACTTCTCCTTTGTGCAATCAACGTGAGCTCCACTTTGTCTTCTTCCACAGACCAGAGAAGTTTCTGGAATCGGATGATAAAAGTGGTCATCTTGCTGGTGTTCGGCTTGAGAAGACAATACTTAAAG GAGATGATGGCCAGACGAAGCAGGTTGCTGTTGGTACGGGCGTGTATGAAGACATATCATGCGG GATAGCACTGAAGAGCATTGGCTACAAGTCGCTTGCTATTGATGGACTACCCTTTGATAACCACAAAG GAATCGTTCCAAATATCGGAGGTCGTGTTCTAGCCAAGGTGTCACAAGATGAATCAAAATGCGACGCAGGATTGTATGTGTGTGGGTGGTTGAAGAGAGGACCAACGGGGATTATCGGCACCAACCTTTATTGTGCCGAGGAGACG CTTGCGTGCATCTCAGACGACATAAGTAAAGGAGTATTAACTTCTGACTCATCAAAACCCGGGGGACAAGGGCTGCTTCAACTATTAGACAGTCGGAGGATCGCAGTCGTCCCTTTCAGTGGCTGGGAAAGAATCGATGCTGAAGAGAGAAGGCGGGGAAGTTTGAAGGGAAAACCGCGGCAAAAGCTCACAACTTGGGAGGAGCTGCTGGAAGTTGGCTGTGCATAG
- the LOC142520467 gene encoding UDP-glycosyltransferase 90A1-like, translating into MSNGLIVNSFYELESRYTDYWNKNLGPKAWNIGPLCLAAEPPENNISKNSSYLRWLDEKFDKGEPVLYVSFGTQAEISPEQFLEIAEGLEKSEVSFLWALRSKGLDFLPEFESRVKKGRGLIEKEWVDQSKILQHDGVKGFLSHSGWNSVMESISAGVPILAMPFMAEQHLNARFVAEEIGVGPRILSRGGSVRGYVAAEEVEMKARELMGGRKVAEEVSKRVAEWGRAAHGAIKEGGSSWLTLDLLIDDVMGKFTK; encoded by the coding sequence ATGAGTAATGGTTTGATCGTGAACAGCTTTTACGAGCTGGAATCCCGTTATACGGATTACTGGAACAAGAACCTAGGGCCGAAAGCTTGGAATATCGGGCCACTCTGCTTGGCGGCGGAGCCGCCGGAGAATAATATATCGAAGAACTCGAGTTACCTGCGGTGGCTGGATGAAAAATTCGATAAGGGAGAACCCGTTTTGTATGTTTCGTTCGGTACACAAGCCGAAATATCACCTGAACAGTTTCTTGAAATTGCAGAAGGTTTGGAGAAATCGGAGGTAAGTTTCTTGTGGGCTTTGAGATCAAAAGGTTTGGATTTTCTACCAGAGTTTGAATCAAGGGTGAAGAAGGGTAGAGGATTGATAGAAAAAGAATGGGTTGATcaatcgaaaatccttcaacatgACGGGGTAAAAGGGTTTCTGAGTCACTCTGGGTGGAATTCGGTGATGGAGAGCATCTCCGCCGGAGTGCCGATACTGGCCATGCCATTTATGGCAGAACAGCATCTTAATGCAAGGTTTGTGGCGGAGGAAATAGGGGTGGGACCGAGGATCTTGTCACGGGGTGGGTCGGTGAGGGGTTACGTGGCGGCGGAGGAGGTGGAGATGAAGGCAAGGGAGCTTATGGGAGGCAGGAAGGTGGCGGAGGAGGTGAGTAAGAGGGTGGCGGAATGGGGACGAGCCGCTCATGGCGCCATCAAAGAAGGCGGCTCTTCATGGCTCACGTTGGATTTACTGATTGATGACGTCATGGGAAAATTTACCAAGTGA